A genomic window from Heptranchias perlo isolate sHepPer1 chromosome 20, sHepPer1.hap1, whole genome shotgun sequence includes:
- the LOC137335886 gene encoding STAM-binding protein-like, with product MPEHCDVSVSPEERVRALTKKGSCVNVNDDVPLRRYFRSGVEMIRMASVYVDEANLESAFVLYNKYITLFFEKLPKHRDYKSSVIPEKKETIKKLKEIAFPRAEELKSELLKRYGIEYAEHQEQRRREDEEFAQELARQQQVEDEKQRVARMRQQQVEQEQFHAFEEMMRRRELEKERLKVLEEYVKPENTPGPRDCPLIPGVQRPPNNLTPPSPAATLPNALPPVVDRSKKPAALGTNWNNFSADRLRNVAVPKDVCQQFLQLADANTARGVETCGILCGKLMQNEFTITHVIVPKQSGGPDYCNTENEEELFLIQDRDDLITLGWIHTHPTQTAFLSSVDLHTHCSYQIMLPEAIAIVCSPKYHESLFFRLTDYGMDEISSCKQKGFHPHPKDPPLFNACSHVTVTEKNVTILDLR from the exons ATGCCCGAACACTGTGATGTGAGCGTGTCCCCCGAGGAACGGGTCAGGGCTCTCACCAAGAAGGGCAGTTGTGTCAATGTGAACGATGATGTCCCTCTCCGGAGGTACTTCCGTTCCGGAGTGGAAATGATTCGAATGGCCTCGGTCTATGTGGATGAAGCCAATCTGGAAAGTGCATTTGTTCTTTACAACAAGTACATCAC GTTGTTCTTTGAAAAGTTGCCTAAACATCGGGATTATAAAAGCAGTGTAATACCAGAGAAGAAAGAGACAATAAAA AAACTAAAAGAGATTGCATTTCCAAGGGCAGAGGAACTGAAGAGTGAGCTTCTGAAGAGATATGGGATTGAGTATGCAGAGCACCAGGAGCAGCGG CGGAGGGAAGATGAGGAATTTGCACAGGAGTTGGCCCGGCAGCAACAGGtggaagatgaaaagcagagggtGGCACGAATGCGACAGCAGCAAGTGGAGCAGGAACAGTTTCACGCCTTTGAGGAGATGATGCGACGGAGGGAGCTGGAGAAAGAGCGATTAAAAGTACTGGAAGAATATGTCAAACCAGAAAATACCCCTGGGCCCAGAGACTGTCCCCTAATACCGGGCGTTCAGAGACCGCCAAATAATCTTACTCCACCGTCACCAGCTGCGACTCTCCCGAACGCACTACCTCCTGTCGTAGATCGATCAAAGAAACCCGCAGCTCTCGGaaccaactggaaca ATTTTTCTGCGGACAGACTTCGGAATGTGGCGGTGCCCAAAGACGTGTGCCAGCAGTTTCTGCAATTGGCTGATGCCAACACAGCCCGAGGGGTGGAGACCTGTGGGATTCTCTGCGGCAAACTG ATGCAGAATGAGTTTACCATAACCCACGTGATCGTGCCTAAACAGAGTGGTGGTCCTGATTACTGTAACACAGAGAATGAAGAGGAACTCTTCCTTATTCAGGACCGAGATGATCTAATAACCTTGGGCTGGATCCAC ACCCACCCAACCCAGACTGCATTCCTCTCCAGCGTGGACCTTCACACCCACTGCTCGTACCAGATCATGCTTCCAGAGGCCATAGCTATTGTTTGTTCACCCAAGTACCACGA GTCGTTGTTCTTCAGACTGACAGACTATGGGATGGATGAGATTTCTTCCTGTAAGCAGAAAGGttttcacccacatcccaaggacCCACCCCTGTTTAAT GCTTGCTCACATGTTACCGTAACAGAGAAAAACGTTACCATTCTGGACCTCCGGTGA